One region of Corvus moneduloides isolate bCorMon1 chromosome 1, bCorMon1.pri, whole genome shotgun sequence genomic DNA includes:
- the PRL gene encoding prolactin produces MSTKGASLKGLLLVVLLVSHMLLTKEGVTSLPICPNGSVNCQLSLEELFDRAVKLSHYIHFLSSEMFNEFDERYAQGRGFVAKAVNSCHTASLTTPEDKEQAQQIHHEDLLNLILGVLRSWNDPLIHLASEVQRIKEAPETILWKAVEIEEQNKRLLEGMEKIVGRVHSGEVGNDIYTPWDGLPSLQLADEDSRLFAFYNLLHCLRRDSHKIDNYLKVLKCRLIHDNNC; encoded by the exons ATGAGCACCAAGGGGGCTTCACTGAAAG GTTTGTTGCTGGTGGTCCTTCTGGTGTCCCACATGCTTCTGACAAAGGAAGGAGTGACCTCTTTGCCAATCTGCCCCAATGGATCTGTCAATTGCCAACTTTCCCTTGAGGAACTTTTTGACCGAGCAGTTAAACTTTCACACTACATCCACTTCCTCTCTTCGGAAATGTTCAATGAATTT GATGAACGCTACGCCCAGGGCCGGGGTTTCGTTGCAAAAGCTGTCAATAGCTGCCACACTGCATCTTTAACCACTCCTGAAGATAAGGAGCAGGCTCAGCAGATTCAT CATGAAGACCTACTGAATTTAATATTGGGAGTTCTGCGCTCCTGGAATGATCCCCTGATCCATCTGGCCTCTGAAGTACAAAGAATCAAAGAAGCTCCAGAAACGATTCTCTGGAAGGCTGTGGAGattgaagaacaaaacaaacgACTTCTAGAAGGAATGGAGAAAATCGTTGGGCGG GTTCATTCTGGGGAGGTCGGAAATGACATTTACACTCCATGGGACGGActtccatccctgcagcttGCTGATGAGGACTCCAGACTCTTTGCCTTTTACAACCTGCTGCACTGCCTCCGCCGAGATTCCCACAAAATCGACAACTATCTCAAGGTTCTGAAGTGCCGCCTAATCCATGATAACAATTGTTGA